The segment CATTTACCGCAAACTTTAAACCCGCCGATGCCTGTTTCGGTAGATTGGCAATATGGCCAAATTAGTGAACCAGACGGAGTAATCACAATAAGGAAATGAGCCGACAAACTGGCTAATATAAAAGATTACTTTTATACGTAAAAAGTTGACTTTTATTTTTCTTGCCAAAATGTAGTCGCTACTTTCTGGTTATTGTGTTAAATCGCAGATACTTATGCGGTTTATTACAACACTTACAGAACCTCCGAAGATCCGCTTGAAACAAGTAGACAAACTCCTCCCCGCGTTAAAACGATTTTTTAAACGCCAGCCGGTTGAGCTTGTTTTTTTGTTTGGTTCTTTGGCCAAAGACAAAATGAAACCGCTCAGTGATGTCGATATCGCCGTTTTGTTTCGCAACGACAAATATAATTTTAAAAATATTTCCGATATTTGGTCCAGATTGGAGTCACTGCTTGGGCGTGAGGATATTGATTTGGCAATACTCAACACGGGGGCTCCTGTGATTTGCATGCAGGTAATTCATACGGGCAAGTTGTTATATGCGCGTAACAGCAAAATTTTTAAACAATTTCGTTTTCTTACCA is part of the Deltaproteobacteria bacterium genome and harbors:
- a CDS encoding nucleotidyltransferase domain-containing protein, which encodes MRFITTLTEPPKIRLKQVDKLLPALKRFFKRQPVELVFLFGSLAKDKMKPLSDVDIAVLFRNDKYNFKNISDIWSRLESLLGREDIDLAILNTGAPVICMQVIHTGKLLYARNSKIFKQFRFLTIQRYLATQYLRKSFFEQASRAISGKA